ATTTCATATCAATTTTTAGCCCGTCTTTTACTTTGATATTTTTATAAACTTTTAATAGTTCATCGGATATATCCTTTCCATATTCTTTTGCTTTTTCAAAATTCCCGTCATCTTTAACATTTATATCGCCGCAATATCCCTGTAAAAATACCGGGATGCAACCAATTTCTTTTTCAATATTCTGGTTCGCCTGCCCGGGCCAATCAGAAGAAATCAGAAAATTATTAGAACCGCTGTTTACAGGGTGCGCGTTATAATTATAAATGACGGCTTTTGTACCTCCGCTTGTTTTATCTATCCGCATAACAAATAACTCGTTATCTTTCGGACCATTTTCTATAACCCGGTTATACCCTATATCTATTTCCCCTTTCGCTGCACCGATTCTTACATCTTCCAAATCTGATTCCGCCCTTTTTGCCGATTCGATAATATTTTTCTTTAAATCTTTTAAGTAATTTTCATCTAAAGTTCCGATTGCCCTCGTGTTAACTGTTACAGGACCTGCGTGTGTATGTGTCGTACATATACAAATATTCTCTTTTTTAATATTTACTGATTTCACAATTTCATTTTTGCATTCCCGGATAGAATCTTCGCCAAGAGCGCCAAGGTCACATACAATAATCATAGACCTGTTTTTCCCGTCATCAAACAGGACCGCTTTTGCAAATAAATCATCATGCACGGCTACCGAACGCCGGTTAATATAATAACCGTATCCCCACAAATCAACTCCAACCGGGGGTGTTATTACTATTTTTGATACTCCAACTTTCATAAATGTATCTCCATTTTTTACTTTTTATTAATGCTTTATTGTAATTCAGACTGCCTGTTAAAAATCTTACTATACCCCTCACCTCTTTCCTCTCCCGCAAGGGGAGAGGATGAAAGGAAAAAGAGGCAAGAAACGAATGTATATAATTCTACTTCAGTTCACTTCTGTTTTCCCATATTTTTGTAACTGCATCTACTATATCCTGCATACCTTTTTTATTGCTTAAAAGAATCCGCTGGGGAATATAAACTGCTTCTTCGCAGATTGTTTCCGAGTTAGGACAAACGACTTTTGTATAATCCACTTTTTCTCCATAGTAAGGACAGGAAATAGGACAATTTTTTTTGCCTTCACCGGTCCTCATAAAAATAGGGTTTTTATAAAGCGGAATCGGGTAACCGCTGTGGCAAAGAACTCCTTCTGCCATTAAAGCATCGAGAAATTTATTTCTTGTGATACCTTCCCATTTATCTCTTACAAATCTGAAAAGATACATATGAAATGCCTGTCTCGTGGTATCCGGATTTCTTCTTATTAGAGAAATCCCGGGAATATTTTTCAAATTCTTATCCAAAAAATATCCGTTCTTTTCTCTTATCAATGTCTGCTTTTCTAAACGGGTTAATTGTCCGAGTAAAATTGCCGCCTGAAGTTCCGTCATCCTGAAATTACTACCAAGAAGATAATGTTCATAAAAACCTTTACCCTCGCCTCTGCCGCAATTATGGTAACTTCTTGCT
This genomic window from Elusimicrobiota bacterium contains:
- a CDS encoding neutral/alkaline non-lysosomal ceramidase N-terminal domain-containing protein, yielding MKVGVSKIVITPPVGVDLWGYGYYINRRSVAVHDDLFAKAVLFDDGKNRSMIIVCDLGALGEDSIRECKNEIVKSVNIKKENICICTTHTHAGPVTVNTRAIGTLDENYLKDLKKNIIESAKRAESDLEDVRIGAAKGEIDIGYNRVIENGPKDNELFVMRIDKTSGGTKAVIYNYNAHPVNSGSNNFLISSDWPGQANQNIEKEIGCIPVFLQGYCGDINVKDDGNFEKAKEYGKDISDELLKVYKNIKVKDGLKIDMKSAIINLPLHVPTIEEVDERMEKYSDWRKKDVNFERFMQEWKEEIMNKVKNNSSNLLPVEIQILKVGKDIVFAIQPSELFTKVGMKIKKIVRDKGFKNVFVVGYANDYVGYIPDEEDFGDGPGRFRNYAAMRAPMFTGFFRYEKNVGAVLVDGLKSLLESL